The DNA segment GGAGCAGAGAGCAGGGCCTAAAATCACAGCCTAGCCCTCTGCTTTCCtactgattagttttgtgaatgcTTTCAATTGGGACATCTTTATTTATCCAGGCAGGGTGCATGTGTGCCCTAAGAATACCTTAATGCCAAATAAATGTTTGGAATGCCAGGGAAATGATCCACAACAATGATTAACTGTGGtataaaaactttattttgtcATCTCTTCGAGGATACGTTTTTAAAGTTTGTTCCTTGTTCAAAAGAAAACATACTGAATGAATCCCTTAGGGTGCCCAGGGTGCAAAGGGCTCTCCCATCCCTCTATCCTGGTAAAAGCCCAgctacctttcctcttttttgtgcTCCTGAAATGTGAAAAGACATGATTACGAACAAATTTGGACAGCTTGTGGAACCTCGAAAAACGATCAACTTTGTAATTGGGGTAACTGATAGTTAATCCAAGTCTCTCCTTGTGTAAAGTGCCCTTGAGGCCATGGTGAGGGCTTCACCTTCACTGATAGTGCACCACCCGAGAAAAGATCCCCTCTGGCTCCTTCTCATCCCCCAGAGCAGCTGCGaaaccttcttctctcctcctcttcgcCAAAGCCGCCAAAGATTTAAAAGTCTTGGGTTCATAAATAGCTAGGTCAGCAAGGACTTTCCTGTTGAGTTCCACTTGACactaaggagaaaggaaatggcatcACAAAAGCATAGAATCTCAGAGGCCCCTGGTTCCCACTATTAATGAGAGTCCACTGGTGAAGAGGCCACCCACTGTCACCTAACGTGGAGGATCCCTTGAATTGTGAGTAAGATTTATCATACACCGAACCAAAAATGGTTCTCTGTAGCTTCTGACTCAGTGGAAcacggtgcttaataaatgtttaccgaCTGACTGATTCCATCTATTAGTCTCCCTTCTGCGGCCAAGCTCTCTCCCATGTGACTAATCCCTTCCCTATGTGACTACCAttcaaaaacttgaaaaaagCTCTCATTTCCCACTTCTGATTGAGCTTTTCCTCCCTGCAGACCAAAACATCCCGAGGTCCTTCAACCAACTCTCAAATCTTCCTATTCCATTGCCTCCAGTTCCCCACCTGCCCCTGGTTGAACTCCTCTAGCTACATTCCTGTTTGTCAGTGCCCTTCTTTGGCCCAGAATGGGAGTAATATCCCAGCAGGGCCCCAAAAAACTACAGATCCCATCTCCTTTGTCCAGTGTCGATGTGGCCTTCCTCTTGGAGCTcagcaaagaagaaaaagcacCGCTGCTGAAGGCCTAACCCAATCCAGGCTTCATGGCTAAATTATGCACAGCCATCCCAAAAGAGTCAAAATGGAAAGTGGGAAGAAGCCTCAGGCCTTGAGGCAATGCAGGAAAAGGCCCCTTTAAGAAAGGCCAGAAGACTGGCCCTGGGACCTCTTGGTCAGCAGCAGCGGCTCAGACTAAAATCTACCTCCTCCAGATCCAGACAACAGGAAAACTAGTGACTGACATGTCTATTGTCCTTTGAAGTTGGGAAAGGGCTTTctattatttaaaacccttacttctatcttagaaacaatcctgtatattagttccatggtatgagagtggtaagggctaggccatggaggttgaggggtaagtgacttgcccagggtcacacagctaggaagtgtctgagcccacatttgtacccaggaccccctgtcacCAGGCCTGGCAGGgggtctatccactgagccatctggctgcccatAAAGTGCCTTATTATTAACAATAGTAGTAAATCTGTATTTAGAGGTTGAAGGTCTTCGGGGCACTGTATATAC comes from the Gracilinanus agilis isolate LMUSP501 unplaced genomic scaffold, AgileGrace unplaced_scaffold46480, whole genome shotgun sequence genome and includes:
- the MRPL20 gene encoding 39S ribosomal protein L20, mitochondrial is translated as LWINRITAASQEHGLKYPSFISNLVKCQVELNRKVLADLAIYEPKTFKSLAALAKRRREEGFAAALGDEKEPEGIFSRVVHYQ